A genomic region of Papaver somniferum cultivar HN1 chromosome 7, ASM357369v1, whole genome shotgun sequence contains the following coding sequences:
- the LOC113296600 gene encoding uncharacterized protein LOC113296600, whose product MENKSLYSGYRVNRWVPPVSHMLFTKDEILFGTLDQKTANSVSLILQQYATWSGKQVNYNKSAIIFSKKVPPERQDEVTSLLGVKKMNIDDKYLYIQILKPSSRVASHEFLLDKFDPKLGGWKKYFLTHAGRTVLIQSVLALLPIYYMATTIFPKTVISKLNQTIRNFWWGHSRDEKMQHFIKWNWFIASKEKGSLGLRSLEQLNQALVAKPAWRFLQESNSIWENILREKWVPKECRCCNADVETVNHVFLQCPLAQAVLFASPLNLRLPDPAAANVKNVIADWIMRRDTYYQIVTFIWVLASFGPFGKPEMP is encoded by the exons atggaaaataaatCTCTTTATTCAGGTTATCGAGTCAATAGATGGGTTCCTCCAGTCTCTCACATGTTATTCACAAAGGATGAGATATTGTTTGGCACGCTGGACCAAAAAACAGCGAATTCAGTCTCCCTCATACTTCAACAATATGCCACATGGTCTGGAAAGCAAGTCAACTACAATAAGTCTGCCATTATCTTCAGCAAAAAAGTGCCTCCTGAAAGGCAAGATGAAGTCACTAGTCTGTTGGGGGTCAAAAAGATGAACATTGATGATAAGTACTTGTATATTCAGATACTCAAACCCAGTAGCAGAGTTGCTTCGCACGAGTTCTTACTTGATAAATTTGATCCTAAGCTTGGGGGATGGAAGAAGTATTTCTTAACTCATGCAGGTAGAACTGTTTTAATCCAATCAGTCCTAGCCTTACTACCTATCTACTACATGGCTACTACGATATTTCCCAAAACTGTGATcagcaaactcaatcaaacaatcaggaatttttgGTGGGGGCATTCTAGAGATGAAAAAATGCAGCACTTCATCAAATGGAACTGGTTCATAGCTTCCAAAGAAAAAGGAAGTCTAGGGCTCAGATCTTTAGAGCAATTGAATCAAGCATTGGTGGCTAAACCAGCTTGGAGGTTCCTGCAAGAGTCTAATTCCATCTGGGAAAACATATTGAGGGAAAA ATGGGTCCCTAAGGAGTGTAGATGCTGTAATGCAGATGTTGAAACAGTAAACCATGTGTTCTTACAATGTCCTCTAGCTCAAGCAGTTCTTTTTGCCTCTCCTCTAAATCTGAGACTGCCGGACCCTGCTGCAGCTAATGTTAAAAATGTTATTGCTGACTGGATTATGAGAAGGGATACATATTATCAGATTGTTACTTTTATATGGGTGCTTGCATCTTTTGGGCCATTTGGAAAGCCAGAAATGCCCTAA